In Vibrio lentus, a single genomic region encodes these proteins:
- a CDS encoding DEAD/DEAH box helicase, translated as MYTLRPYQADSVKSVIHYFRKHQTPAVLVLPTGAGKSLVIAELARLAKGRVLVLAHVKELVEQNHEKYEGYGLKGSIFSAGLGRKETDQQVVFASVQSVVRNLDSFSNQFSLLVIDECHRVPDEKTSSYQKVITHLRENNSGIKVLGLTATPYRLGMGWLYQYHTRGQVRSEEPRFFRDCIFELPIRYLLDEGFLTPARMIDAPVLSYDFSQLKPASTGRYKEAELDMVIEQSKRATPQIVDQIIELAKDKLGIMVFAATVRHAQEILGLLPEGESSIVIGDTPTLERDQIISDFKERKIKFLVNVSVLTTGFDAPHVDLIAILRPTESISLYQQIVGRGLRLSPGKKECLVLDYAGNSYDLYQPEVGDPKPDSDSEIITIPCPACGFNNNFWGKLDSNGFLLEHFGRKCQGYFTDEDTGEREHCNYRFRAKYCGECGADNDIAARICHECDATLVDPDKKLKEALNLKDALVFECLEMDLNVLKDDKGKSQLKVTYRGENQAQVHEFWSLTTKKQKQNFKDQFVRPHLADRHRPFEEASPSKVVAHQHRFRPPQFVIARKVGRFWKMRDKIFEDELQQR; from the coding sequence ATGTATACACTCCGCCCGTACCAAGCTGACTCAGTAAAATCAGTGATTCATTACTTCAGAAAACACCAAACACCGGCTGTTCTTGTATTGCCGACAGGCGCAGGGAAAAGCCTGGTGATTGCAGAGCTAGCAAGGCTTGCTAAAGGTCGTGTTCTAGTGCTTGCACACGTAAAAGAGCTCGTTGAGCAAAACCATGAAAAGTATGAAGGTTATGGGCTAAAAGGTTCGATTTTCTCCGCCGGTTTAGGGCGAAAAGAGACCGACCAACAAGTGGTGTTTGCTTCGGTTCAATCGGTAGTTAGAAACCTCGACTCATTCTCCAATCAGTTTTCATTATTGGTTATCGACGAATGCCACCGCGTGCCAGATGAAAAGACCAGCAGCTACCAAAAAGTGATCACTCACTTACGTGAAAATAATTCGGGTATAAAGGTGCTTGGATTGACCGCGACGCCTTATCGTCTTGGTATGGGTTGGCTTTACCAATATCACACACGTGGCCAAGTGCGCTCTGAAGAGCCTCGTTTTTTCAGAGACTGTATTTTCGAACTGCCGATTCGCTACTTGTTGGACGAAGGCTTTCTCACACCAGCACGCATGATCGACGCGCCTGTATTGAGCTATGACTTTTCCCAACTGAAGCCAGCAAGTACTGGTCGCTATAAAGAAGCCGAACTCGATATGGTGATCGAGCAATCAAAACGCGCCACGCCGCAAATTGTCGACCAGATCATTGAACTGGCCAAAGACAAACTCGGCATCATGGTATTCGCGGCGACGGTTCGACACGCACAAGAGATCCTTGGTTTATTGCCGGAAGGTGAGTCATCCATCGTTATTGGAGATACACCAACACTCGAACGCGACCAAATCATCAGTGATTTCAAAGAGCGTAAAATCAAATTCTTGGTCAACGTATCAGTATTAACTACAGGCTTTGATGCCCCTCATGTCGATTTAATCGCGATTTTACGCCCGACAGAGTCCATCAGTTTGTACCAACAAATCGTTGGCCGTGGCCTGCGCTTGTCTCCAGGTAAAAAAGAGTGTTTGGTGCTCGACTACGCAGGCAACAGTTATGACCTTTACCAACCTGAAGTGGGCGACCCAAAACCCGATTCCGACAGCGAAATCATCACCATTCCCTGCCCGGCTTGCGGCTTCAATAATAACTTTTGGGGCAAGCTAGACAGCAACGGATTCTTACTTGAACACTTTGGCCGCAAATGCCAAGGCTACTTTACTGATGAAGACACGGGCGAACGCGAGCACTGTAACTATCGTTTTCGCGCTAAGTATTGCGGTGAATGCGGCGCTGACAACGACATTGCCGCACGTATTTGTCATGAGTGTGATGCCACCTTAGTTGACCCAGACAAAAAGCTGAAAGAAGCGTTAAACCTGAAAGATGCGTTGGTATTTGAATGTTTAGAGATGGACCTTAATGTTCTCAAGGACGACAAAGGAAAATCACAACTTAAGGTTACCTACCGAGGCGAAAACCAAGCACAAGTACATGAGTTCTGGTCATTAACCACCAAGAAACAAAAACAAAACTTCAAGGATCAGTTTGTTCGCCCTCACCTTGCCGATAGACACCGACCATTTGAAGAAGCTTCACCAAGTAAAGTGGTTGCTCACCAACACCGATTCCGCCCACCTCAATTCGTGATTGCGCGTAAAGTGGGACGTTTTTGGAAAATGAGAGACAAGATATTCGAAGACGAACTACAGCAACGTTAA
- the rsuA gene encoding 16S rRNA pseudouridine(516) synthase RsuA has translation MRLDKFLCDALGVTRREATHLLKSKAVTVNDVIQKSGSLKVTEECVVEWQGNELNVHGPRYIMLYKPEGFVCSHEDGSNRTAFELLDEIKMDKLHFAGRLDVDTTGLVLMTDDGKWSHRITSPKHKCEKMYRVWLVEPVEADYVEKFKEGIQLKSEDGLTLPAHLEVRAEREVLLTIHEGKYHQVKRMFAALGNKVEALHRERIGEIEMDESLELGEYRYLTQEEVDSIWK, from the coding sequence ATGCGTTTAGATAAATTTCTGTGCGATGCGTTAGGCGTCACTCGAAGAGAAGCAACACACTTATTAAAATCAAAAGCAGTGACAGTAAATGATGTCATTCAAAAAAGCGGCTCACTCAAGGTAACTGAAGAGTGCGTTGTTGAATGGCAAGGCAATGAACTGAATGTTCACGGCCCACGTTACATCATGCTTTACAAGCCAGAAGGCTTTGTTTGTTCGCATGAAGATGGCTCAAATCGCACTGCGTTTGAATTGCTTGATGAAATCAAAATGGACAAGCTGCACTTTGCAGGTCGTCTAGATGTTGATACCACGGGTCTTGTCTTAATGACTGATGACGGTAAGTGGTCTCATCGTATTACGTCGCCAAAGCACAAGTGCGAAAAAATGTACCGTGTATGGCTTGTTGAGCCTGTTGAAGCGGATTATGTTGAAAAATTCAAAGAGGGCATCCAGCTTAAGAGCGAAGATGGCCTAACACTTCCTGCACACCTTGAAGTACGTGCAGAGCGAGAAGTATTGCTAACGATTCACGAAGGCAAGTACCACCAAGTAAAACGCATGTTTGCAGCACTTGGTAACAAGGTAGAAGCACTGCACCGTGAACGTATTGGTGAAATCGAGATGGACGAATCTTTAGAGTTGGGTGAATACCGTTACCTAACACAAGAAGAAGTCGACTCTATCTGGAAGTAA
- a CDS encoding Bcr/CflA family multidrug efflux MFS transporter has product MQTSTSQTPSSQPQTPQLGWMLFLVLGAIGALTPLAIDMYLPAMPTIAKDLGVTAGEVQITLTAYTAGFALGQLLPGPLADSYGRKPVLLIGVFFFAIASVVSATTHGIEALTLVRTAQGFAGAAAAVIIQAVVRDMFDREDFARTMSFVTLVMTVAPLIAPMIGGYLALWFGWRSIFWVLAIFAVIVILAVIIKIPETLPVENRQPLRFKTTIRNYARLCKNPTVMGLIFSGAFSFSGMFAFLTAGSFVYIDIYGVRPDLFGYLFGLNIVAMILMTTINGRIVKKVGSHTMLRAALVIQLLAGLGLLVGWALDLGLWGIVPFVMLFIGTISTIGSNSMGLLLSGYPNMAGTASSLAGTLRFGTGSVVGAIVAMLPSDSAGSMAMVMAACAVMSALLYWTLGKKA; this is encoded by the coding sequence ATGCAAACGTCTACCTCACAGACCCCGAGCTCACAACCACAAACTCCTCAGTTAGGTTGGATGCTATTTTTGGTTCTGGGCGCTATTGGTGCTTTGACACCACTCGCCATCGATATGTACCTACCCGCAATGCCGACGATCGCCAAAGATCTCGGCGTGACAGCGGGTGAAGTGCAAATCACACTTACCGCGTACACCGCAGGTTTCGCACTCGGTCAGTTGTTACCTGGCCCGTTAGCCGACAGTTATGGTCGCAAGCCAGTGCTATTGATTGGTGTATTCTTCTTTGCGATAGCCTCTGTCGTGAGTGCAACCACTCATGGTATTGAAGCGTTAACGTTAGTTCGTACGGCTCAAGGTTTTGCAGGTGCTGCGGCAGCGGTTATTATCCAAGCGGTTGTGCGCGATATGTTCGACCGTGAAGATTTCGCAAGAACCATGTCGTTCGTTACCTTAGTGATGACGGTTGCGCCATTAATTGCCCCTATGATTGGTGGCTATTTGGCATTGTGGTTTGGTTGGCGTTCAATCTTTTGGGTGTTGGCTATTTTTGCGGTGATCGTGATTCTTGCGGTTATCATCAAGATCCCTGAGACACTGCCTGTCGAAAATCGTCAACCCCTACGCTTTAAAACGACGATTCGTAATTACGCTCGTTTGTGTAAAAACCCGACGGTTATGGGTTTGATTTTCTCGGGTGCATTCTCATTCTCTGGGATGTTTGCATTCTTAACCGCAGGCTCTTTTGTCTACATTGATATCTATGGCGTACGTCCTGACTTGTTCGGTTATCTGTTTGGCCTGAACATTGTGGCGATGATTCTGATGACAACCATCAATGGTCGAATTGTTAAGAAGGTCGGTTCTCATACTATGTTGAGAGCGGCGTTGGTCATTCAATTACTGGCTGGTTTAGGCTTACTTGTCGGGTGGGCGTTGGATCTAGGGCTTTGGGGGATTGTGCCGTTTGTGATGCTATTTATTGGCACCATTTCTACTATCGGCAGTAACTCTATGGGTCTATTGCTCAGTGGTTATCCAAACATGGCGGGCACGGCTTCATCGCTTGCGGGAACATTAAGATTTGGTACTGGTTCTGTCGTTGGGGCTATCGTTGCGATGCTGCCAAGTGACAGTGCTGGGTCTATGGCTATGGTAATGGCTGCGTGTGCAGTAATGTCAGCATTACTATATTGGACATTAGGAAAGAAGGCATAA
- a CDS encoding DUF2913 family protein translates to MSKYYIEIQKLVNDALGELYALHKAGKAIDAPIANNLYLVRWVTKAIKAQSYDRVIVPDLVRWQKQGRSKGNNSDLTFTFKRISAFYGKFFPEGEEPKALKDSDVEAFMDKMYEMGWSVSSEDELTTGGKIQFFTDGEHSFALCGKQCDDSFDGELMVKPMNWFVRGNHAEFIQAAMEAGFMLHKVTDYKSAVKYHGEYIVYPANQGNQLAEIPISVVG, encoded by the coding sequence ATGTCAAAATACTATATTGAAATTCAGAAGTTAGTGAATGATGCATTGGGCGAGCTTTACGCTCTGCACAAAGCAGGCAAAGCGATTGATGCGCCTATTGCGAACAACCTTTATTTAGTTCGTTGGGTAACGAAGGCGATTAAGGCTCAGTCTTATGATCGTGTGATTGTTCCTGATTTGGTGCGTTGGCAGAAGCAGGGTCGTTCAAAAGGCAACAACTCTGATTTAACCTTTACGTTCAAACGTATCTCTGCGTTTTACGGCAAATTCTTCCCAGAAGGTGAAGAGCCAAAAGCGTTGAAAGACAGCGACGTTGAAGCCTTTATGGACAAGATGTACGAGATGGGTTGGAGCGTATCGAGTGAAGATGAGCTGACGACTGGTGGCAAAATTCAGTTCTTCACTGATGGTGAGCACTCTTTTGCACTTTGTGGCAAACAGTGCGATGACTCGTTCGACGGTGAGTTGATGGTAAAACCAATGAACTGGTTTGTTCGTGGTAACCACGCTGAGTTTATTCAAGCAGCGATGGAAGCGGGTTTCATGCTTCACAAAGTCACTGACTACAAGTCAGCGGTGAAGTACCACGGTGAATACATCGTGTATCCTGCTAATCAAGGCAATCAACTTGCTGAGATCCCAATTAGCGTTGTCGGTTAA
- a CDS encoding DUF2867 domain-containing protein, which yields MKKVLVLGASGYVGSQLLPLLLEQGYQVTAAARHIDYLKARTEPHDNLSLVYLDLADQAATQALVPDFDLIFFLVHGMAEGHDFIDYELNLARNFVSALGPKNQHVIYLSSLQPQTADSEHLQARKKTGDLLRSGSVPVTELQAGVIIGPGSAAFEIMRDFVYNLPIMIAPKWVDSKANPIALQNLNHYLLKLAHDTPSDNQTFEVGGPDIVSYRNQFSHIAKTADRPLRLWATSLLTPQIASYWLGVVTSVPSNIGRALLAGLKHDFIASSTTIREKYPQKLISFENMVEQAIHSEGNFVKSNVWGFDKAAFKRWQAGYGYYPKKTGASITSTASLESLWHVAQQIGSPKQGYFFGNVLWRTREWMDVLFGGGIPVRQMPEGPNLKVGDKIDSWKVIRCEENQFLSLLFGMKGPGLGRLEITVSDHGESRELNISAWWHPKGFLGLLYWFAMMPAHLFIFKGMVKAIEKQAKEQMQDSSSGMRKD from the coding sequence ATGAAGAAAGTACTGGTTTTAGGCGCTTCTGGATATGTTGGTTCGCAGCTCCTCCCTCTCCTGCTTGAACAAGGCTATCAAGTCACCGCAGCAGCAAGGCATATCGACTATTTAAAAGCACGAACCGAGCCTCACGACAATCTCTCGCTCGTGTATCTTGATCTTGCCGATCAAGCTGCGACTCAAGCGCTCGTCCCTGACTTTGACCTTATTTTCTTTCTCGTCCATGGAATGGCTGAAGGCCACGATTTTATTGACTACGAATTGAACCTAGCACGTAACTTTGTTTCGGCTCTTGGGCCAAAGAATCAACACGTGATCTACTTAAGTTCACTTCAACCTCAGACAGCAGACTCAGAACATTTACAAGCTCGAAAGAAAACCGGCGATCTTCTGCGTAGCGGCTCTGTACCCGTGACAGAATTGCAAGCGGGTGTGATTATTGGCCCCGGCTCAGCAGCATTCGAAATCATGCGAGACTTTGTTTACAACCTACCCATCATGATTGCGCCAAAATGGGTTGATTCCAAAGCGAATCCAATAGCATTACAGAACCTAAACCACTACTTACTAAAACTCGCACATGACACGCCAAGCGACAATCAAACCTTCGAGGTTGGTGGGCCTGATATTGTCTCTTATCGAAACCAATTTTCACACATTGCCAAGACAGCGGATCGCCCTCTTCGACTCTGGGCGACATCGCTACTCACACCGCAAATTGCGTCTTATTGGCTAGGCGTGGTGACCTCTGTCCCATCAAATATAGGCAGAGCGCTTCTCGCTGGCTTAAAACACGACTTTATTGCCAGTTCGACCACCATTAGAGAAAAGTACCCTCAAAAGCTTATCTCGTTCGAAAACATGGTTGAACAAGCTATTCATTCTGAAGGTAACTTCGTAAAGAGTAATGTGTGGGGCTTTGACAAAGCAGCCTTTAAGCGCTGGCAAGCTGGCTATGGTTATTACCCTAAGAAAACAGGTGCAAGTATCACGTCGACAGCATCATTAGAATCGCTCTGGCATGTTGCACAGCAGATAGGAAGCCCAAAACAGGGTTACTTCTTCGGTAACGTATTATGGCGCACACGCGAATGGATGGACGTTTTATTTGGTGGCGGCATTCCGGTTCGTCAAATGCCAGAAGGACCGAATCTAAAAGTCGGTGATAAAATCGATTCATGGAAAGTCATTCGCTGTGAGGAGAATCAGTTTTTATCTCTGCTTTTCGGAATGAAAGGCCCCGGTTTAGGACGACTGGAGATTACTGTGTCTGACCATGGAGAGTCTCGCGAACTGAACATATCAGCTTGGTGGCACCCGAAAGGCTTCCTAGGTCTACTCTATTGGTTCGCAATGATGCCTGCTCACCTGTTTATCTTTAAAGGCATGGTGAAGGCAATTGAGAAGCAGGCTAAAGAGCAGATGCAAGATTCGAGTAGCGGGATGCGAAAAGATTAA
- a CDS encoding MATE family efflux transporter yields the protein MLLSSIIHHTRGDFVRRLIAIALPITLQSIMFSSRGLVDVLMLGQLGEADIAAVGVASRAMFVTTIMLVGVTTGGALLTAQYWGAGNKQGVRESTALTWLVSTLFALLTIVFFVSFPSQIMGVTTDSQEVIGLGVDYIVITSFSMLAVSCVSSMAVGLRAMHRPGLSTFFSGIGILSNVFLNWVLIFGNLGFPALGIKGAAIATVLSGAIEVVTLFGYLYFSKHLLAFKFCDIKAAASIEKVVRFLKLSLPTTFNFLAWAGGLFAYHAIMGQSGVQGLAALSVMTPVESISLSLLIGLSNAAAVLVGNQLGAKNNEAVYYQALGLTILCFLTSIVVAIFLYFVQTPILNAFSALTEETRALSEKFILILSVGIVIRSVPLTVIVGVLRAGGDVKFCLYQDVIAQWVIGIPLAAIAAIYLKFPPEWVYLLFLTEEVLKWGGSLYRMKTRKWIKNLIGS from the coding sequence ATGTTGCTCTCTTCAATTATCCATCACACTCGAGGTGATTTTGTTCGTAGGCTTATTGCGATTGCTTTGCCTATCACCTTGCAGAGCATTATGTTCTCAAGTCGAGGCCTTGTGGATGTATTGATGTTAGGCCAATTGGGTGAAGCTGATATCGCTGCGGTGGGTGTGGCGAGTAGAGCCATGTTTGTCACGACCATTATGCTGGTGGGTGTAACCACGGGTGGTGCGTTATTGACTGCGCAATATTGGGGAGCCGGCAATAAACAGGGCGTCAGAGAAAGTACGGCGTTGACTTGGTTGGTTTCAACACTGTTTGCATTACTGACCATTGTGTTCTTCGTATCATTCCCAAGCCAAATCATGGGTGTGACGACCGACTCACAAGAAGTTATCGGCCTTGGTGTTGACTACATCGTTATCACCTCATTTAGCATGCTAGCTGTGTCGTGTGTGAGTAGTATGGCCGTTGGCCTAAGAGCGATGCACAGGCCTGGCTTGAGTACTTTCTTTAGTGGTATCGGAATTTTATCGAATGTATTTCTAAACTGGGTTTTGATTTTTGGTAACTTGGGCTTTCCTGCCTTAGGAATCAAAGGCGCGGCGATTGCGACGGTATTAAGTGGCGCAATCGAAGTCGTTACCTTGTTTGGCTACCTGTATTTCTCTAAGCATTTACTGGCTTTCAAGTTCTGCGATATAAAAGCGGCAGCTTCGATCGAAAAAGTGGTTCGCTTCTTAAAGTTATCGCTGCCGACGACGTTTAACTTCTTAGCGTGGGCGGGTGGCTTGTTTGCTTACCACGCGATCATGGGGCAATCGGGTGTCCAAGGTCTGGCTGCACTTTCAGTGATGACGCCGGTAGAGTCTATCTCATTAAGTTTACTGATTGGCCTTTCGAATGCAGCAGCGGTTCTGGTGGGTAATCAGCTTGGCGCGAAGAACAATGAAGCGGTTTACTATCAAGCACTAGGTTTAACGATTTTGTGTTTCTTGACCAGTATCGTGGTCGCGATTTTCCTCTACTTCGTACAAACGCCAATACTGAACGCCTTTAGCGCTTTGACAGAAGAAACCCGAGCACTTTCAGAGAAGTTCATTCTGATTCTCAGCGTGGGTATTGTTATTCGCTCGGTACCGCTGACTGTCATTGTTGGTGTGTTGAGAGCTGGCGGTGATGTGAAGTTCTGTCTCTATCAAGATGTGATTGCCCAGTGGGTGATCGGTATCCCGCTGGCTGCGATTGCGGCTATCTACCTTAAGTTTCCACCTGAGTGGGTATATCTGCTTTTCCTCACTGAAGAAGTGCTGAAGTGGGGTGGGTCACTTTATCGTATGAAAACAAGAAAATGGATTAAAAACTTAATAGGAAGTTGA
- a CDS encoding ABC transporter ATP-binding protein — translation MLKLSDLCKGYVDGGEFHPVLQGAELTLNQGDQLALMGESGSGKSTLLNLIAGLDLADSGEIAFPNFNMHDSTERNRTAYRRNNIGHIFQQFNLLPTLNIADNIRFCRQLKGLPEDKGLWRQILSALDLMPLLGRYPEEASGGQQQRAAIARALYMEPKILLADEPTGSLDERNAEAVMRLLTSLVRELECTLLLVTHSEKVAQHMDGRIRLQGGQLHVMARS, via the coding sequence ATGTTAAAGCTGTCAGACCTATGTAAAGGCTATGTCGACGGGGGGGAATTTCACCCTGTTTTGCAAGGTGCTGAATTAACATTAAACCAAGGTGACCAGCTGGCATTAATGGGAGAAAGCGGTTCTGGTAAAAGTACATTACTGAATCTTATTGCGGGTCTAGACTTAGCTGACTCAGGCGAAATCGCTTTCCCAAACTTCAATATGCACGATTCGACAGAACGTAATCGTACTGCTTATCGTCGAAACAACATTGGTCATATCTTCCAGCAATTCAACTTGCTACCAACGCTTAATATTGCCGACAACATTCGTTTTTGCCGTCAATTAAAAGGCTTACCTGAAGACAAGGGGCTTTGGCGACAAATCCTTTCTGCTTTAGACCTTATGCCTTTGCTTGGACGTTACCCTGAAGAAGCTTCTGGTGGCCAGCAACAACGTGCAGCCATTGCTCGCGCTTTGTACATGGAGCCTAAAATATTATTGGCCGATGAGCCGACAGGTAGTTTAGATGAGCGTAATGCTGAAGCGGTAATGCGCTTGCTCACTTCTTTAGTTCGTGAGCTGGAATGTACTCTGTTGCTTGTTACTCACAGTGAAAAAGTGGCACAGCATATGGACGGACGTATTCGTCTACAGGGAGGGCAACTGCATGTTATGGCCCGTAGTTAA
- a CDS encoding ABC transporter permease, producing MLWPVVKALLGHYRRYPLQIILVWLGLTLGVSLLVGVTAINQHAKQSYTHGEKLFSNPLPYRIRPKHNANKIPQGFYIQLRREGFQQCSPFDHHRITDENGANFMLIGLDPVSMLQLHPGVALKDLTTLNLMKPPYPILVSDDLAEHMEWKNGDYIPLLDGSELGPVVVDQNDLINGTRLIADISLLRMLKRSAGLSVIACSDMPPEKLERLKNMLPNGLTISRSSKAELESLTSAFHLNLTAMGMLSFVVGLFIFYQAMSLSFIQRQPLVGILRQTGVSGWQLAKALCLELLILVLVSWVCGNIFGVMLANQLLPAVSSSLGDLYDANVGLTINWNWRWSGYSLMMALLGAFLACAWPLVRLLKSQPIRLSSRLSLMRFAGTEFTWQALIGCGFLVAAVAVYQAPQTQESGFAIIALMLVSVALFTPFLMWKLFNSLSYSLRWVRARWFFADAASSMSYRGVATMAFMLALSANIGVETMVGSFRDTTDKWLTQRLAADLYIYPTNNAAARMSNWLSEQPEVDSVWWRWEKDVSSAKGSIQVVSTGPSEGELEALTIKLGIPNYWYHLHHSKGVLISESMSLKLGIRPGDYIDLHDSLGSGWQVVGVYYDYGNPYHQVMMSHRNWLYGFAGRGNVGLGVILKDDVNAIGLRSRLESVFRLGSERIFDNNNIHSQAMRVFDRTFAIADTLGNITLVIAVFGIFFATVAGEVSRQRHISLQRCLGVSAKELIFTGSLQLFVFGLISSLIAVPLGLALASLIVDIVIKQSFGWSLELQVIPWDYLVTFAWAMAALMLAGALPVMRMIRNTPMKSLRDAL from the coding sequence ATGTTATGGCCCGTAGTTAAAGCGCTACTCGGTCATTATCGACGTTACCCACTTCAGATTATATTGGTATGGCTTGGTTTAACCCTTGGCGTATCATTACTGGTTGGTGTTACCGCAATCAATCAGCACGCCAAGCAGAGCTATACTCACGGCGAAAAATTGTTTTCGAATCCTCTTCCATATCGTATTCGTCCCAAGCACAACGCCAATAAGATTCCTCAAGGCTTTTACATCCAGCTACGCCGTGAAGGCTTTCAACAGTGTTCTCCTTTTGATCACCACCGTATCACTGATGAAAATGGCGCAAACTTTATGCTTATTGGCTTGGACCCAGTGTCTATGCTTCAGCTGCATCCTGGCGTTGCGCTAAAAGATCTCACAACATTAAACCTCATGAAGCCGCCGTATCCAATCCTTGTCAGCGATGATCTTGCTGAACATATGGAATGGAAAAATGGTGACTATATTCCTCTTCTTGATGGCTCTGAACTTGGGCCTGTTGTTGTTGATCAAAACGACCTCATTAACGGCACGCGATTGATCGCAGATATCTCGTTGCTAAGAATGTTGAAACGTAGCGCTGGACTGTCTGTTATTGCTTGTTCAGATATGCCACCAGAGAAGTTAGAACGTCTTAAGAATATGTTGCCTAATGGACTGACGATTTCTCGCAGTTCAAAAGCTGAATTGGAATCTCTAACCAGTGCTTTCCATCTAAACTTAACCGCGATGGGTATGCTGTCGTTTGTCGTGGGCTTGTTTATCTTCTATCAAGCAATGTCATTGTCATTTATTCAACGTCAGCCATTGGTAGGAATATTAAGGCAGACTGGCGTGTCCGGTTGGCAGCTGGCTAAAGCTCTATGTTTAGAACTCTTGATTTTAGTGCTAGTGAGTTGGGTGTGCGGCAACATCTTCGGTGTCATGCTTGCCAACCAACTGTTACCTGCCGTGTCTTCAAGCTTAGGTGACCTTTACGATGCCAATGTGGGTTTAACCATCAATTGGAATTGGCGTTGGAGCGGTTATAGCTTGATGATGGCCTTATTGGGTGCCTTCCTAGCTTGCGCTTGGCCGTTGGTTCGCTTACTTAAATCTCAACCTATTCGTTTGTCATCACGCTTATCTTTGATGCGTTTTGCGGGTACGGAATTCACTTGGCAGGCATTGATTGGCTGTGGCTTCTTAGTCGCTGCTGTAGCTGTCTATCAAGCGCCACAAACGCAAGAGTCTGGCTTTGCTATCATCGCGCTTATGCTCGTGAGTGTGGCTCTGTTTACGCCGTTCTTGATGTGGAAGCTGTTCAATAGCTTGTCCTATTCATTACGTTGGGTTCGTGCTCGTTGGTTCTTCGCTGATGCAGCATCAAGTATGAGCTACCGTGGTGTTGCTACCATGGCCTTTATGCTGGCGTTATCAGCGAATATTGGCGTTGAAACCATGGTCGGTAGCTTTAGAGACACCACCGATAAATGGCTAACACAACGTTTGGCCGCAGACCTTTATATCTACCCGACCAACAACGCGGCTGCTCGCATGAGTAACTGGTTGTCAGAACAGCCTGAAGTTGATTCAGTGTGGTGGCGTTGGGAAAAAGATGTCTCTTCTGCTAAGGGTAGCATCCAAGTAGTCAGTACTGGGCCTTCAGAAGGTGAGTTAGAAGCGCTGACTATCAAGTTAGGGATTCCAAACTATTGGTATCATCTACATCACTCTAAAGGGGTGTTGATCAGCGAATCAATGTCTCTCAAGTTGGGTATTCGTCCCGGCGATTATATCGATCTGCACGACAGTCTTGGCTCTGGTTGGCAGGTTGTCGGCGTTTATTATGATTATGGTAATCCATACCATCAGGTCATGATGTCACATCGCAATTGGTTATATGGCTTTGCAGGCCGGGGCAATGTTGGATTAGGCGTTATATTAAAAGACGACGTGAATGCCATTGGTTTACGCAGTCGTTTGGAAAGTGTGTTTAGGCTAGGGTCTGAACGTATTTTTGATAACAATAATATTCACAGCCAAGCAATGCGTGTCTTCGATAGAACCTTTGCGATTGCTGATACGCTGGGTAACATTACCTTAGTGATTGCTGTATTTGGTATCTTCTTCGCGACCGTCGCGGGTGAAGTCTCTCGTCAAAGGCATATTTCACTTCAGCGTTGTTTAGGGGTTTCAGCCAAAGAGCTGATATTTACCGGAAGCCTACAGTTGTTTGTGTTCGGGCTTATTTCATCTTTGATTGCAGTGCCATTAGGTTTAGCGTTAGCAAGTTTGATCGTTGATATCGTTATCAAGCAGTCTTTTGGGTGGTCACTCGAGTTACAAGTGATTCCATGGGATTACTTAGTGACTTTTGCGTGGGCGATGGCAGCATTAATGCTCGCTGGTGCTTTACCAGTGATGAGAATGATCCGAAATACGCCGATGAAGTCATTGAGGGATGCCCTTTAA